A region of Corynebacterium glucuronolyticum DSM 44120 DNA encodes the following proteins:
- a CDS encoding Na+/H+ antiporter subunit D — MTLHDVEMFLFHLLPYLVPMPILLPAITAALVLFFTRFKRVQRGLTMLSYVLLIILCFTLLYLVDQYGIQTVQVGGWDAPIGITLVADRLSTLMLSVSALVLFSVMWFAMGQAQRDGTEEEPVAIFLPAYLLLSMGVNIAFLAGDLFNLYVGFEVFLVASYVLLTLGASAKRVSAGISYVMISMVSSMVFLFALGMIYASVGTVNMAQIGERMDQVPSGTRAAMFAVLLIAFGIKAAVFPLYSWLPDSYPTAAALITAVFAGLLTKVGVYSIIRARTVMFTDGSLDTMLMWAALFTMLVGILGAMAQNDIKRLLSFTLVSHIGYMIMGIAIGTPQGLSGAIFYVVHHILVQTALFLVVGLIERQAGSTSLRSLGSLASGSTLLAALYIVPALNLGGIPPFSGFLGKIILIEAAADSGTGLDWLLVGGAVITSLLTLYTMMNVWSKAFWRDRKDAPEGSKVEIRPTPLTEVTVHVDLKERTDVGRMPFGMVAPTALLVAASLAVTVLAGPISTITTRSAEAAQDVSRYRTAVLGDQSAENSAAVKPGRTVEMQHSDPNQPDENSVLEPLEGAHK; from the coding sequence ATGACACTTCACGATGTTGAGATGTTCCTCTTCCACCTCCTTCCCTACCTCGTGCCGATGCCGATTCTGCTACCGGCGATCACCGCAGCGCTCGTGCTGTTTTTCACCCGCTTCAAGCGCGTGCAGCGCGGCCTGACGATGCTCTCCTACGTGCTGCTCATCATCTTGTGCTTCACGCTGCTCTACCTCGTTGACCAGTACGGCATCCAAACCGTGCAGGTCGGTGGTTGGGACGCCCCCATCGGCATCACACTTGTTGCCGACCGCCTGTCCACCCTCATGCTGTCCGTCAGCGCGCTCGTGCTGTTCTCCGTCATGTGGTTCGCCATGGGCCAGGCGCAGCGCGACGGCACCGAGGAAGAACCAGTAGCGATCTTCCTACCGGCATACCTGCTGCTATCCATGGGCGTGAACATCGCGTTCCTCGCCGGCGACCTGTTCAACCTGTACGTCGGGTTCGAGGTGTTCCTCGTGGCCAGCTACGTGCTGCTCACCCTCGGCGCGAGCGCCAAGCGCGTCTCCGCCGGCATCTCCTACGTCATGATTTCCATGGTCAGCTCCATGGTGTTCCTGTTTGCCCTCGGCATGATCTACGCCTCCGTCGGCACCGTCAACATGGCGCAGATCGGCGAGCGGATGGATCAGGTCCCCAGCGGCACCCGAGCCGCCATGTTCGCCGTGCTCCTCATCGCCTTCGGCATCAAGGCGGCGGTGTTCCCGCTGTACTCCTGGCTGCCGGACTCCTACCCCACGGCTGCAGCTTTGATTACGGCCGTGTTCGCCGGGCTATTGACCAAGGTCGGCGTGTACTCCATCATCCGCGCCCGCACCGTCATGTTCACCGACGGCTCGCTGGACACGATGCTCATGTGGGCGGCGCTATTCACCATGCTCGTCGGCATCCTCGGCGCCATGGCGCAAAACGACATCAAACGATTGCTGTCGTTCACCCTCGTCAGCCACATCGGCTACATGATCATGGGCATCGCTATCGGCACGCCACAGGGGCTATCGGGCGCGATCTTCTACGTCGTCCACCACATCCTCGTGCAGACAGCATTGTTCCTCGTCGTCGGCCTCATTGAGCGCCAGGCGGGCTCCACCTCGCTGCGCTCACTCGGCTCGCTGGCCAGCGGCTCCACGCTGCTCGCCGCGCTGTACATCGTGCCCGCCCTGAACCTCGGCGGCATCCCGCCGTTTTCCGGGTTCCTGGGCAAGATCATCCTCATCGAGGCCGCCGCCGACTCCGGCACGGGCCTGGACTGGCTGCTCGTCGGCGGTGCGGTGATCACGTCGCTGCTCACGCTGTACACGATGATGAACGTGTGGTCCAAGGCGTTCTGGCGCGACCGCAAGGACGCCCCCGAGGGCTCCAAGGTGGAGATCCGCCCGACGCCGCTGACAGAAGTCACCGTCCACGTGGACCTGAAGGAGCGCACCGACGTGGGACGCATGCCCTTCGGCATGGTCGCCCCCACCGCGCTGCTCGTCGCCGCGTCGCTCGCCGTGACTGTGCTCGCCGGTCCGATTTCCACGATCACCACGCGCTCAGCCGAGGCTGCACAGGATGTTTCTCGTTACCGCACCGCCGTCCTTGGCGACCAGTCCGCGGAGAACTCCGCCGCCGTCAAGCCCGGCCGCACCGTGGAGATGCAGCACTCGGATCCGAACCAGCCGGACGAAAACTCCGTCCTCGAACCATTGGAGGGGGCTCACAAATGA
- a CDS encoding Na+/H+ antiporter subunit E, with protein MTAFIRRIRPFSLIWLAAMWCLLYGEVTLGNVLAGLGIGIVIQLVFPLPALPLQSVHVDLGALAGLMWMFVTGLISGAVSVSWLAIRPQEPPKSAILTAPMRVHTDFAMVTGVSLYNLQPGGTVLDIDLARHEWTVHLLDASTPEKIEQGFADIADLERRLLAAFEGGAVADSTATNGSTKAVKGLA; from the coding sequence ATGACCGCATTCATTCGCCGCATCCGGCCCTTCAGCCTCATCTGGCTCGCCGCCATGTGGTGCCTCCTCTACGGAGAGGTAACCCTCGGCAACGTGCTGGCGGGCCTCGGCATCGGCATCGTCATCCAGCTTGTCTTCCCGCTACCGGCGCTGCCGCTGCAGTCCGTCCACGTCGATCTCGGCGCACTCGCCGGCCTTATGTGGATGTTCGTCACCGGCCTCATCTCCGGCGCGGTCAGCGTCTCGTGGCTGGCGATCCGCCCGCAGGAACCACCGAAGTCCGCTATCCTCACCGCCCCCATGCGCGTGCACACGGACTTCGCCATGGTCACCGGCGTATCGCTGTACAACCTGCAGCCCGGCGGCACCGTCCTCGATATCGACCTCGCCCGCCACGAGTGGACCGTCCACCTGCTCGACGCCTCCACGCCGGAGAAGATCGAGCAGGGCTTTGCCGATATCGCCGACCTTGAGCGCCGCCTCCTCGCCGCGTTTGAGGGTGGCGCCGTCGCCGACAGTACTGCTACCAACGGATCAACCAAGGCGGTGAAAGGACTCGCATGA
- a CDS encoding monovalent cation/H+ antiporter complex subunit F: MMYHILLLIAAVMFAVAFLLVGYRMLVGPNSMDRMQALDTTVAILQCALGAYICWSLDTTVVNAMVVLALLGFISSVAVTRFRKRDE; encoded by the coding sequence ATGATGTACCACATTTTGCTCCTCATCGCGGCCGTGATGTTCGCCGTCGCTTTCCTCCTTGTTGGCTACCGCATGCTCGTGGGCCCCAACTCCATGGACCGCATGCAGGCGCTCGACACCACCGTCGCCATCCTCCAGTGCGCGCTCGGCGCCTACATCTGCTGGTCGCTCGACACCACCGTGGTCAATGCCATGGTCGTCCTCGCGCTGCTGGGCTTCATCAGCTCCGTCGCCGTCACCCGATTTAGGAAGAGGGATGAGTAA
- a CDS encoding monovalent cation/H(+) antiporter subunit G, with product MDVLNALPWRGLFDALSITFILIGAFLCLSASLGLVRFHDTMARLHAITKPQSLGIVFTLLGVALRVTASPAFGPAERGDLGICALIIMFTLLTAPAVGQRQGRITRREKLYDPEHLSRNDLKQKNPKKKKDPSKDDPAKLGERKKAREAEQKRQRRAAAEEAHKEIQLRHNEKGEADIVSEDS from the coding sequence ATGGATGTTCTCAATGCACTCCCCTGGCGGGGGCTTTTCGACGCCCTGTCGATCACTTTCATCCTCATCGGGGCGTTCCTTTGCCTCTCCGCCTCCCTCGGCCTCGTGCGCTTCCACGACACCATGGCCAGGCTCCACGCGATCACGAAACCCCAGTCCCTGGGCATCGTGTTTACGCTCCTCGGTGTTGCGCTGCGCGTGACCGCCAGCCCCGCCTTCGGCCCAGCGGAGCGCGGTGACCTCGGAATCTGTGCCCTGATCATTATGTTCACCCTGCTCACCGCACCCGCCGTGGGGCAGCGACAGGGGCGCATCACCCGCCGCGAGAAGCTCTACGACCCGGAGCACCTCTCCCGCAACGACCTGAAACAAAAGAACCCCAAGAAGAAGAAGGACCCGTCCAAGGACGATCCCGCCAAACTTGGGGAGCGGAAGAAGGCGCGCGAGGCGGAACAGAAACGGCAGCGCCGCGCCGCCGCCGAGGAGGCCCACAAGGAGATTCAGCTCCGCCACAACGAGAAGGGCGAAGCCGACATCGTCTCCGAAGACTCTTAG
- a CDS encoding M20/M25/M40 family metallo-hydrolase produces MSVLTALKLFNDHKDKWSGTYVGVFQHAEETAQGARDMVDNNVADVLPPLDVYLGQNVLASIPGGTVGSKPGSIFTAAASIRVKVFGKGSHGSMPQLGIDPVVLASYIFMRLQTIVAREIAPSDTAVVTVGSIQAGAKSNIIPDDATLLINPVFTGATVSNLLINATAGLIPVSLWVLQARAATLEEQIAETKQRLKEAQEEYA; encoded by the coding sequence ATGAGCGTGCTCACTGCGCTGAAGCTGTTCAATGACCACAAGGACAAGTGGAGCGGCACCTACGTGGGCGTGTTCCAACACGCGGAGGAGACTGCGCAGGGTGCCCGCGACATGGTGGACAACAATGTTGCTGATGTCCTTCCGCCCCTGGATGTCTACCTTGGCCAGAACGTTTTGGCCTCCATCCCGGGTGGCACGGTCGGCTCAAAGCCGGGTTCCATCTTCACGGCTGCGGCTTCCATCCGCGTGAAGGTGTTTGGCAAGGGTTCCCATGGTTCCATGCCGCAGCTGGGCATTGACCCAGTGGTTCTCGCCTCGTATATCTTCATGCGCTTGCAGACGATCGTCGCCCGCGAGATCGCCCCGAGCGACACGGCCGTCGTCACCGTCGGCTCCATCCAGGCCGGTGCCAAATCGAACATCATCCCCGATGACGCCACGCTGCTCATCAACCCGGTGTTCACCGGCGCGACGGTATCTAACCTGCTCATCAACGCCACCGCCGGACTCATCCCGGTGTCGCTGTGGGTGCTCCAGGCGCGCGCTGCCACCTTGGAAGAACAGATCGCAGAGACGAAGCAGAGGCTCAAAGAAGCGCAAGAAGAATACGCCTAA
- a CDS encoding glutamate--cysteine ligase has product MEEFNRSPHHTLGVEWEVACVDPESGDLVRSPEECFGIDGVVPELLTNTLELVTGVHTSSPGAVRDLQEKLEHVRPIVEKHGKKLWASGTHPTAHWQDQELSHKSHYSEIIERTQFWGMQMLIWGLHVHVGIRHEDRVWPIINALMAHYPQLLTLACSSPGWDGMDTGYASTRTMLYQQLPTAGMPYQFQSWEEWSNFQIDQQRSGVVSHIGYMHFDIRPSGKWGTIEVRIADSPTNFTELRAIVAFTHMMVVYFDRMLDDGPLPILQPWHVSENKWRAARYGLDAEIIIDRDTNEAWVRDELALWVERLTPLAREFGCEEDLRQVLTVIEQGAYERQRALYKAGGWMDAIRDSYL; this is encoded by the coding sequence ATGGAAGAATTTAACCGCTCCCCCCATCACACCCTCGGCGTGGAATGGGAGGTAGCTTGTGTCGACCCCGAAAGCGGCGATCTCGTCCGCTCCCCGGAGGAATGCTTCGGCATTGACGGGGTCGTCCCCGAACTGCTCACCAACACGCTGGAACTCGTCACCGGTGTCCACACGAGTTCCCCCGGCGCGGTGCGTGACCTTCAAGAAAAGCTTGAGCACGTGCGACCGATCGTCGAAAAGCATGGCAAGAAACTGTGGGCCTCCGGAACCCACCCCACCGCCCACTGGCAGGACCAGGAACTGTCCCACAAATCCCACTATTCGGAGATCATTGAGCGCACCCAATTCTGGGGCATGCAAATGCTCATCTGGGGCCTCCACGTGCACGTGGGCATCCGGCACGAGGACCGCGTGTGGCCGATCATCAACGCTCTCATGGCGCACTACCCGCAGCTACTCACGCTTGCCTGCTCCTCTCCCGGGTGGGACGGGATGGATACCGGCTACGCCTCCACGCGCACCATGCTGTACCAGCAGCTGCCCACCGCCGGCATGCCCTACCAGTTCCAAAGCTGGGAGGAGTGGTCGAATTTCCAGATCGACCAGCAGCGCTCCGGTGTCGTCAGCCACATTGGCTACATGCACTTCGACATCCGTCCCTCCGGCAAGTGGGGCACCATCGAGGTGCGCATCGCCGATTCGCCCACCAATTTCACAGAGCTCCGCGCCATCGTCGCCTTCACGCACATGATGGTCGTCTACTTCGACCGGATGCTTGACGACGGCCCCCTGCCCATCCTCCAGCCCTGGCACGTCTCCGAGAACAAGTGGCGCGCCGCCCGCTACGGCCTCGACGCCGAGATCATCATCGACCGGGACACCAACGAGGCGTGGGTTCGCGACGAGCTCGCCTTGTGGGTGGAGCGCCTCACGCCGCTGGCCCGCGAGTTCGGCTGCGAGGAGGATCTCCGCCAGGTTCTTACCGTCATTGAGCAGGGCGCCTATGAGCGACAGCGGGCTTTGTACAAGGCCGGCGGCTGGATGGATGCGATCCGGGACTCGTACCTGTAG
- a CDS encoding LytR C-terminal domain-containing protein: protein MEQYDDETQVYDDRPSRGVHAADSPRTAAAATGVPLRGIGMIAIAVAILILLWAIFFLGGDKEDTAATGTQTTTAQAAPGKTAAEESPAGETTAATVTTATHEPSTLTEPSDGNRPSSEAPKDEHEARPAESQQPEPASGAPAPARPADAPDTHPLVNVLNNSTVQGLAADVANRLTSTGNPTGTVGNLPDVETPQSMVYYSPGEEAAAKRVANQLGINYGPKIPAVEHYPGLVVVVTQDLQ from the coding sequence ATGGAGCAATACGACGATGAAACCCAGGTGTACGACGATCGCCCATCTCGCGGCGTGCACGCGGCCGACAGTCCGCGCACGGCAGCCGCAGCGACGGGCGTTCCCCTCCGCGGTATCGGGATGATCGCCATCGCCGTAGCCATCCTCATCCTCCTCTGGGCCATCTTCTTCCTCGGCGGCGATAAGGAAGACACGGCAGCCACCGGAACGCAGACAACCACGGCCCAGGCCGCGCCGGGAAAGACCGCCGCAGAGGAGTCTCCTGCTGGCGAAACAACAGCAGCGACGGTGACAACCGCAACCCATGAACCATCGACGCTCACCGAGCCGTCCGATGGCAATCGTCCCTCGTCCGAAGCTCCCAAGGATGAACACGAGGCACGCCCAGCGGAATCGCAGCAACCGGAACCGGCTTCCGGAGCTCCCGCCCCTGCCCGGCCTGCCGATGCACCGGACACCCACCCCCTGGTCAACGTCCTCAACAACTCCACAGTTCAAGGGCTCGCCGCCGATGTGGCAAACCGGCTCACCTCTACCGGTAATCCCACAGGCACAGTAGGAAACCTGCCGGATGTGGAGACCCCACAGTCCATGGTGTACTACAGCCCCGGTGAAGAAGCGGCCGCTAAGCGCGTGGCCAACCAACTAGGCATTAACTACGGCCCCAAGATCCCCGCAGTGGAGCACTACCCCGGGCTGGTCGTCGTGGTGACGCAAGATCTCCAGTAA
- a CDS encoding DUF3263 domain-containing protein, with amino-acid sequence MDDEALLAFEKEHPTPSGKKNDLIRDHGITPIAYYQRLNKLIDTAWAREKYPVMLAQLERLRKI; translated from the coding sequence ATGGACGACGAAGCCCTTCTCGCGTTTGAGAAGGAACATCCCACGCCAAGCGGGAAAAAGAACGACCTCATCCGCGACCACGGCATCACCCCGATCGCCTATTATCAACGCCTCAACAAGCTCATCGATACCGCCTGGGCGAGAGAAAAGTATCCCGTCATGCTTGCCCAGCTAGAACGGTTGCGTAAAATCTAA
- a CDS encoding peptide deformylase, with the protein MPIVICGDPVLHTPTQPVETPLSPKLIDDMFETMYAANGVGLAANQVGLSQSFFVFDCEGVKGVVVNPVLETSEVPETMPDEEEDLEGCLSLPGEFFPTGRASWAKVTGTDENGNPVEFEGEDFLARCFQHECGHLKGQVYTDVTIGRYRREAKRAIRDNGWKIPGQTWMPEPGSEDE; encoded by the coding sequence ATGCCTATTGTTATCTGTGGGGATCCGGTTCTCCACACGCCCACGCAGCCAGTGGAAACTCCCCTCTCCCCCAAGCTTATCGACGACATGTTTGAGACCATGTACGCCGCCAACGGTGTCGGCCTGGCCGCCAACCAGGTGGGGCTGAGCCAGTCCTTCTTCGTCTTCGACTGCGAAGGTGTCAAGGGCGTCGTGGTCAACCCCGTGCTGGAAACGAGCGAGGTCCCCGAGACCATGCCCGACGAGGAGGAGGACCTGGAGGGCTGCCTCAGCCTCCCCGGCGAATTCTTCCCCACCGGCCGCGCCTCGTGGGCGAAGGTCACGGGCACGGATGAAAACGGCAACCCCGTGGAGTTCGAGGGCGAAGACTTCCTCGCCCGCTGCTTCCAACACGAGTGTGGACACCTCAAGGGGCAGGTGTACACCGACGTCACGATTGGACGGTATCGTCGAGAAGCCAAAAGAGCCATCCGAGACAACGGCTGGAAGATCCCGGGGCAGACGTGGATGCCCGAGCCGGGCAGCGAGGACGAGTAA
- a CDS encoding exodeoxyribonuclease III — translation MRIATWNVNSARARFGRITELLARHDIDVLALQETKIKEFPPVKGYEVAHVGYNQWNGVAILSRVGLKDVQTSFTGQPDYEGKKEGRAISAVCGGKRIWNLYVPNGRAVDHPHYDYKLRFLYNFARYAAPGADLAMGDFNVIPGAEDVYDESPFETHVTEPERAAFEYLTDVLPVVSPTGYTYWDYQARRFDRDQGMRIDFHLSTTPATSGFVDRAERAAKSSDHAPVICEYE, via the coding sequence ATGAGGATAGCCACGTGGAATGTGAACTCGGCGCGGGCGCGCTTCGGCCGCATCACCGAGCTGCTCGCGCGCCACGATATTGATGTTCTCGCCCTCCAGGAAACCAAGATAAAAGAGTTTCCGCCGGTGAAAGGCTACGAGGTGGCACACGTGGGGTACAACCAGTGGAACGGTGTTGCAATCCTCTCCCGTGTAGGGCTCAAGGATGTCCAGACTTCCTTCACCGGTCAGCCCGATTACGAAGGCAAGAAGGAGGGGCGCGCTATTTCCGCAGTGTGCGGCGGGAAACGCATCTGGAACCTCTACGTTCCCAACGGGCGTGCCGTCGATCACCCGCACTATGATTACAAGCTGCGGTTTTTGTATAACTTCGCCCGCTACGCGGCGCCCGGCGCGGATCTGGCGATGGGTGATTTCAACGTCATCCCCGGAGCCGAGGATGTCTACGATGAATCCCCGTTTGAAACCCACGTCACCGAACCTGAGCGCGCCGCCTTCGAGTACCTCACCGATGTTCTTCCCGTGGTTTCGCCCACGGGGTATACCTACTGGGATTACCAAGCTAGGCGTTTTGACCGTGACCAGGGTATGCGGATTGATTTTCATCTTTCCACCACCCCTGCCACCAGCGGTTTTGTGGACCGCGCCGAGCGGGCAGCAAAAAGTTCCGATCACGCGCCCGTTATCTGCGAGTACGAATAG
- a CDS encoding phospholipase D-like domain-containing protein, whose product MSNWEIGVLVLEYAIKVLAVGLVPDGRKPGSANAWLLLILFLPAVGLPLYLLMGSNYVDRRRHRMQKRANEAINEVFRGWHNPQVNPELDSVMRQNRTLTHIPALRSSVVGFYHEYAESIAAMVAAVDAAKEYVYVEIYTVAWDDTTNPFFQALARATSRGVTVKLLFDHIGTFKYPKYLRLGRRLSAIGVEWRPMLPLQPFKWRFRRPDLRNHRKLVVVDNRVAFMGSQNMIERSYRTALKRHSDRAWVDAMVKLKGPIVSTMTMIFAADWYSEADEIVRYTEHSEPAGEDVMQLVPSGPGYTADPNLRLFNEVIHNARRRAVLCSPYFIPDSSLLDAITSAAYRGVKVQLLVNEKADQFMVHHAQCSYYQNLLDAGVEIYLYPMPYVLHTKFVLVDPVEDEPDFDPADTSRTNVFVFGSSNMDMRSFGLNYEVSLMGVGKLSRELYQLTGQYLSASRRLTQSEWSQRSFPRRWLDNALRLTSALQ is encoded by the coding sequence GTGTCCAACTGGGAAATTGGCGTCCTTGTGCTCGAGTACGCGATCAAGGTGCTTGCGGTGGGACTCGTCCCAGATGGCCGGAAGCCGGGTTCTGCTAACGCGTGGCTGCTTCTCATTTTGTTCCTGCCGGCGGTGGGGCTCCCCCTCTACCTGCTCATGGGCAGTAATTATGTGGATCGCCGCCGCCACAGGATGCAAAAGCGCGCCAACGAGGCCATCAACGAGGTGTTTAGAGGGTGGCATAACCCTCAGGTCAATCCGGAGCTGGATTCCGTGATGCGACAAAACCGAACGTTGACACATATCCCGGCGCTGCGGTCCTCGGTGGTGGGCTTCTACCACGAGTATGCGGAATCTATCGCGGCGATGGTCGCTGCGGTGGATGCAGCCAAGGAATACGTGTACGTGGAAATTTACACCGTAGCCTGGGATGACACCACCAATCCGTTTTTTCAGGCCCTGGCCAGAGCCACCTCACGCGGGGTGACGGTCAAGCTCCTTTTTGATCACATCGGCACCTTCAAGTACCCCAAGTACCTGCGGTTGGGCAGGCGGCTTTCAGCCATCGGCGTGGAATGGCGCCCGATGCTGCCTCTGCAGCCCTTTAAGTGGCGGTTTAGGAGACCTGACCTCCGCAATCACCGCAAACTCGTTGTGGTGGATAACCGGGTGGCATTCATGGGGTCACAAAACATGATTGAGAGGAGCTACCGCACCGCCCTGAAGAGGCACTCGGATCGCGCCTGGGTGGATGCGATGGTGAAACTCAAGGGGCCAATCGTCTCCACAATGACGATGATCTTTGCCGCCGATTGGTACTCCGAGGCCGACGAGATCGTGCGCTACACCGAGCACTCGGAGCCCGCCGGCGAGGATGTCATGCAGCTGGTGCCCTCGGGCCCGGGCTACACGGCGGATCCCAACCTGCGGTTATTTAACGAGGTCATCCACAACGCGAGGAGGCGCGCGGTGCTGTGTTCCCCGTATTTTATCCCCGATTCCTCGCTTCTTGATGCCATCACCTCGGCCGCCTATAGGGGCGTGAAGGTGCAGCTTCTTGTCAATGAAAAGGCGGACCAGTTCATGGTTCACCACGCGCAGTGCTCGTACTACCAAAACCTGCTGGATGCGGGTGTAGAGATTTACCTCTACCCCATGCCGTACGTCCTCCACACCAAGTTTGTGCTGGTGGATCCGGTGGAAGACGAACCTGATTTTGACCCCGCAGATACGTCTCGCACCAACGTATTTGTGTTTGGTTCATCCAACATGGACATGCGCTCATTTGGCCTGAACTACGAGGTCTCCCTCATGGGAGTGGGCAAGCTATCGCGCGAGCTATACCAGCTCACCGGCCAGTACCTCTCCGCGTCTCGGCGGCTCACGCAATCAGAATGGTCTCAGAGGAGTTTCCCGCGCCGGTGGCTGGACAACGCCCTGCGCCTTACTTCCGCCTTGCAGTAG
- a CDS encoding sodium:phosphate symporter: MPSSSAPIGTVQRRSTGQDVLFTPLGAGVRWAIILVATLALIGAISLMSMGLAPVAEHILVQGTLGTGIIAAAITQSSSFVTLMGSGAVVLGANLGTCFTAGVVAVVFRHSFLRASTAFFLHFWVNAVGVLLFIPFITELPTSDLHPIPPIHWVWSIVGLVLLYVAIRTITVQLRVLMSAGQTGHVGFWVGFFLASILQSSTAITAAAVPMAAVRAVSARRLLRLISGTNLGTCTTAWLFVARTGNSEGATLHLVFNLVMVALVALFPDVFLALARTCARHSTPLRLVIFLAVMFFALPLASMFLV, encoded by the coding sequence ATGCCTTCCTCATCCGCGCCCATTGGCACGGTTCAACGCCGCAGCACCGGTCAGGACGTATTATTCACTCCGCTAGGTGCTGGCGTTCGCTGGGCGATAATCCTTGTGGCGACCCTCGCGCTCATCGGCGCGATCTCGCTCATGTCCATGGGGCTTGCCCCGGTGGCCGAGCACATCCTCGTCCAGGGCACGCTGGGAACCGGCATCATCGCCGCTGCGATCACGCAATCCTCCTCGTTTGTTACGCTCATGGGGTCAGGCGCGGTGGTCTTGGGGGCAAACCTCGGCACCTGCTTCACCGCGGGTGTGGTTGCGGTGGTGTTCCGGCATTCCTTCCTCCGCGCATCCACGGCGTTCTTCCTCCATTTCTGGGTGAACGCCGTCGGTGTGTTGTTGTTTATCCCCTTCATCACCGAGCTTCCTACCTCTGACCTCCACCCCATCCCCCCTATTCACTGGGTGTGGTCGATTGTGGGGCTCGTACTGCTCTACGTGGCCATCCGCACCATCACGGTGCAGCTCCGCGTCCTCATGTCCGCCGGTCAGACCGGCCACGTTGGATTTTGGGTGGGCTTTTTCTTGGCCTCGATCCTGCAATCCTCCACGGCCATCACCGCTGCAGCTGTTCCTATGGCTGCAGTGCGGGCCGTTTCCGCACGGCGCCTGCTGCGCCTGATTTCCGGCACCAACCTCGGTACCTGTACTACCGCGTGGCTGTTTGTCGCCCGCACCGGAAACAGCGAGGGCGCCACCCTGCACCTCGTATTCAACCTGGTCATGGTGGCCCTGGTTGCGCTGTTCCCGGACGTGTTCCTGGCGCTAGCCCGCACGTGCGCTCGCCACTCCACCCCGCTGAGGCTGGTCATATTCCTCGCGGTGATGTTCTTCGCTCTTCCGCTCGCCTCCATGTTCCTGGTGTAG